One Granulicella sp. 5B5 DNA window includes the following coding sequences:
- a CDS encoding M20/M25/M40 family metallo-hydrolase, with protein sequence MFDSKVVTCRVSTLMVCAALLSAGAVAQKKKAEPVAEGKPVPSYYGPQPATETLDMAMYQRIREEGLQHGKVMDLAGALADDIGPRLTGSPNLDRGYDWAIATLTKMGLQNAHKEDWGDFGFGWQQINTWARMITPEPEPLWMQAAPWSPATNGPVTGDIVYVPLTSESELDKLQGTLKGKIVLLGAMRPTPDITEPLFHRYTDEELKEMEGPAAPRAPRAGFDPAARARLAALRAKALKLFTDEGVAAIITPSRDGGDGGGTGIIFDDNGANLIRGAQDPDHAVKIPNAVMMIEHYNRLARLAMHHVPVQLEVNIETKFTGDHVHAYDVIAEIPGTDPKLKDQVVMVGGHFDSWIAGTGATDNGAGTVAAMEAVRILKALDVKPKRTIRIALWTGEEEGLCGSRGYVFQHFGAGEGTTLPKCGAGGGGGFGARAALPPIKVTKEWETLDAYYNLDNGTGKVRGVYTQGNYAIGPIFAQWIAPLKDLGVTTITNRNTGGTDHLSFDAVGLPGFQYIQDPMDYETRSHHSDMDTYDRLHEADLEQSAIVEAIFLWNTSQREEMMPRKPFPHPESEQKLNEAIPGLYPDAK encoded by the coding sequence ATGTTCGATTCGAAAGTTGTGACGTGCCGCGTGAGCACGTTGATGGTTTGTGCCGCGCTGTTGAGCGCGGGTGCCGTGGCGCAGAAGAAGAAGGCCGAGCCGGTGGCCGAGGGCAAGCCAGTTCCCTCCTACTACGGGCCGCAGCCTGCGACCGAGACGCTGGATATGGCGATGTACCAGCGGATTCGTGAAGAGGGGCTGCAGCATGGCAAGGTGATGGACCTGGCCGGGGCGCTGGCGGACGATATCGGGCCGCGGCTGACGGGGTCGCCGAACCTGGACCGTGGGTATGACTGGGCGATTGCGACGCTGACGAAGATGGGGCTGCAGAACGCGCACAAGGAAGACTGGGGCGACTTTGGGTTTGGGTGGCAGCAGATCAACACGTGGGCGCGGATGATTACGCCGGAGCCAGAGCCGCTGTGGATGCAGGCGGCGCCGTGGTCTCCGGCGACGAATGGGCCGGTGACCGGGGACATTGTGTATGTTCCGCTGACGAGCGAGAGCGAGCTGGACAAGCTGCAGGGCACGCTGAAGGGGAAGATTGTGCTGCTGGGTGCGATGCGGCCGACGCCTGACATTACGGAGCCGTTGTTCCACCGCTATACGGATGAAGAGTTGAAGGAGATGGAAGGGCCGGCGGCTCCGCGCGCGCCGCGGGCGGGGTTCGACCCGGCGGCTCGTGCGCGGCTGGCCGCGCTGCGGGCGAAGGCGTTGAAGTTGTTTACGGATGAAGGCGTCGCTGCGATTATTACGCCGAGCCGCGATGGTGGCGATGGCGGCGGGACGGGCATCATCTTCGACGACAACGGAGCGAACCTGATACGCGGTGCGCAGGACCCGGACCATGCGGTGAAGATTCCGAATGCCGTGATGATGATTGAGCACTACAACCGGCTGGCGCGGCTGGCGATGCACCATGTGCCGGTGCAACTGGAGGTGAACATCGAGACGAAGTTCACGGGCGACCACGTGCATGCGTATGACGTGATTGCGGAGATCCCAGGCACGGACCCGAAGCTGAAGGACCAGGTGGTGATGGTGGGTGGCCACTTCGATAGCTGGATTGCGGGTACGGGCGCGACGGACAATGGCGCGGGCACAGTGGCCGCGATGGAGGCTGTTCGCATCCTGAAGGCGCTGGATGTGAAGCCGAAGCGGACGATCCGCATTGCCCTGTGGACAGGTGAAGAAGAGGGCCTGTGCGGCTCGCGCGGGTATGTCTTCCAGCACTTTGGCGCGGGCGAAGGCACGACGCTGCCGAAGTGCGGTGCGGGTGGCGGCGGTGGTTTTGGCGCACGCGCGGCGCTGCCTCCGATCAAGGTGACGAAGGAGTGGGAGACGCTGGATGCCTACTACAACCTGGACAACGGCACAGGTAAGGTGCGCGGCGTGTATACGCAGGGCAACTATGCGATTGGGCCGATCTTTGCGCAGTGGATCGCACCGTTGAAGGACCTGGGCGTGACCACCATCACGAACCGCAACACGGGCGGCACCGATCACCTGAGCTTCGACGCTGTAGGGCTGCCGGGGTTCCAGTACATACAGGACCCGATGGACTATGAGACCCGGAGTCACCATAGCGATATGGACACCTATGACCGCCTGCATGAGGCCGACCTGGAGCAGAGCGCGATTGTGGAGGCGATCTTCCTTTGGAACACGAGCCAGCGCGAAGAGATGATGCCGAGAAAGCCGTTTCCGCATCCGGAGAGTGAGCAGAAGCTGAATGAGGCGATCCCGGGGCTGTATCCGGATGCGAAGTGA
- the ruvA gene encoding Holliday junction branch migration protein RuvA has product MYKIPSYVVIDCGGVGYELLISVATYTELGEVGAEARLHVHTHVREDALQLFGFYEVTEKRLFEKLLTISGIGPKLAITVLSGINAERLVGAIRAGDHATLTKIPGIGKKTAERVVLELKDKLDDMAGFVPAGDARPSLGAVAEDVLSALVNLGYARPVARKAVEAAVKDASVAGDFERLFRAAMSAVR; this is encoded by the coding sequence TTGTACAAGATACCCAGCTACGTGGTCATTGACTGCGGCGGGGTGGGGTATGAGCTGCTGATCTCGGTGGCGACGTATACCGAGCTGGGCGAGGTGGGCGCGGAGGCCCGGCTGCATGTGCATACGCATGTGCGCGAGGATGCGCTGCAGCTGTTCGGCTTCTATGAAGTGACAGAGAAGCGGCTGTTTGAGAAGCTGCTGACGATCAGCGGCATTGGGCCAAAGCTGGCGATTACGGTGTTGAGCGGCATCAATGCTGAGCGGTTAGTGGGAGCGATCCGTGCGGGCGATCATGCGACGCTGACGAAGATTCCTGGTATTGGAAAGAAGACCGCCGAACGCGTGGTGCTGGAGCTGAAGGACAAGCTGGATGATATGGCCGGGTTTGTGCCGGCGGGGGATGCACGGCCTTCGCTGGGTGCGGTGGCGGAGGATGTGCTGAGTGCCCTGGTGAACCTTGGGTATGCGAGGCCGGTGGCGCGGAAGGCGGTGGAGGCGGCGGTGAAGGACGCGAGTGTTGCCGGGGACTTCGAGCGGCTGTTCCGCGCGGCGATGAGTGCGGTTCGGTAA
- a CDS encoding lysophospholipid acyltransferase family protein: protein MLGVDKILNPEGGGAHKVAQVPPVPFALRWLNYLVIVPLVALATIFFGTLSLVAGLWDKSGQQQHWIARQWARVLLMSAFTKVGLVGRERLKEVGAAVYACNHLSYYDTPALFAKLPFQFRIIAKAPLFKIPFIGWYLTRSGQVSIDQSSARAGIASLMRGVKTIEHGLPLVVFPEGGRAADGQLQAMMAGAAFIAIKAQVPLVPLTLVGTYELLPIHVYALRPRPVKLIVGEPISTAGMTTKDAEALTERMKQVIHATYVAEHRD, encoded by the coding sequence ATGCTCGGAGTCGACAAGATACTGAACCCAGAGGGTGGCGGGGCGCACAAGGTGGCGCAAGTTCCGCCGGTGCCGTTCGCGTTGCGCTGGCTGAACTACCTGGTGATTGTGCCACTGGTGGCGCTGGCGACTATATTCTTTGGGACGCTGAGTCTGGTTGCGGGGCTGTGGGACAAGAGTGGGCAGCAGCAGCACTGGATTGCGCGGCAGTGGGCGCGGGTGCTGCTGATGAGCGCGTTTACGAAGGTGGGGCTGGTGGGGCGCGAGCGGCTGAAAGAGGTGGGTGCGGCGGTGTATGCGTGCAACCACCTGAGCTACTACGACACGCCGGCGCTGTTTGCGAAGCTGCCGTTTCAGTTCAGGATTATTGCGAAGGCTCCGCTATTCAAGATCCCGTTTATTGGGTGGTACCTGACGCGGAGTGGACAGGTGTCGATTGACCAGAGCTCGGCGCGTGCAGGGATTGCGAGCCTGATGCGCGGGGTGAAGACGATTGAGCATGGGCTGCCGCTGGTGGTGTTTCCTGAGGGTGGGCGCGCGGCGGATGGGCAGTTGCAGGCGATGATGGCTGGGGCAGCGTTTATTGCGATCAAAGCGCAGGTGCCATTGGTGCCGCTGACGCTGGTGGGGACCTATGAGCTGCTGCCGATCCACGTGTATGCGCTGCGGCCGCGGCCGGTGAAGCTGATTGTGGGCGAGCCGATTTCGACTGCGGGGATGACGACAAAGGATGCCGAGGCGCTGACTGAGCGGATGAAGCAGGTGATCCATGCGACGTATGTGGCGGAGCATCGAGACTGA
- a CDS encoding Mur ligase family protein: MRASEDGALREIDDAAFGAVFARVDAAAEALVERGVLPHVPSYFEYMTAVAFCWFAQMDVELAVLEVGLGGRLDATNSVEPVVSVITDVGMDHMEYLGHTLREIAMEKAGILRENGVLVTLSQHPEANAAIGEMAVRLNVRGVDAVRCLAARDEGVRSGEQGIERRLARNRYSLSVEGKVIEVDSPLAGQHQQRNIALAIAAALELRANHGVAISNEAIEEGVKATVWPGRLEWILLEDSAPLLVDVAHNPAGAWTLRAALAQLPEAMPRTLIFSCLKDKQLTELAQVLFPLFDATSGDTERARDHVVLAPIDTPRAMPLEELMAAAKAMDVPAVGAGSLAEALKVARAVTPKDGVIVATGSVFLVGELRGVLRESGLLGD, from the coding sequence GTGCGTGCGTCTGAAGACGGTGCGCTGCGCGAGATTGACGATGCGGCGTTTGGAGCCGTATTTGCGCGGGTGGATGCTGCTGCCGAGGCACTGGTGGAGCGTGGAGTGTTGCCGCATGTGCCGAGCTACTTTGAGTACATGACGGCGGTGGCGTTCTGCTGGTTTGCGCAGATGGATGTGGAGCTGGCGGTGTTGGAGGTGGGACTGGGCGGCCGGCTGGATGCGACGAACTCAGTTGAGCCGGTGGTGAGTGTGATTACCGATGTCGGCATGGACCACATGGAGTACCTGGGGCATACGCTGCGCGAGATTGCGATGGAGAAGGCGGGGATTCTGCGCGAGAACGGTGTGCTGGTGACGCTGAGCCAACATCCGGAGGCGAATGCGGCGATTGGCGAGATGGCCGTGCGGCTAAATGTGCGAGGGGTGGATGCGGTAAGGTGTCTCGCTGCGCGAGACGAGGGAGTAAGGAGTGGGGAGCAGGGAATAGAGAGACGGCTGGCGCGGAACCGGTACTCGCTTTCGGTTGAGGGGAAGGTGATTGAGGTGGATTCGCCGCTGGCGGGGCAGCACCAGCAGCGGAACATTGCGCTGGCGATTGCTGCGGCGTTGGAGCTGCGCGCGAACCATGGGGTTGCGATCTCGAATGAAGCGATTGAAGAGGGCGTGAAGGCTACGGTTTGGCCGGGGCGGCTGGAGTGGATCTTGCTGGAGGACAGTGCGCCGTTGCTGGTAGATGTGGCGCATAATCCTGCGGGGGCTTGGACGCTGCGCGCGGCGCTGGCGCAACTGCCGGAGGCGATGCCGCGGACGCTGATCTTCAGCTGCTTGAAGGACAAGCAACTGACGGAGCTGGCGCAGGTGCTGTTTCCGCTGTTCGATGCGACGTCGGGTGACACGGAGCGGGCGCGTGACCATGTGGTACTGGCGCCGATTGATACTCCGCGGGCGATGCCGCTGGAGGAATTGATGGCTGCGGCGAAGGCGATGGATGTGCCGGCGGTGGGTGCTGGCTCGTTGGCGGAAGCGCTTAAGGTGGCGCGGGCGGTGACTCCGAAGGATGGTGTGATTGTAGCGACGGGGTCGGTGTTTCTGGTGGGTGAGTTGAGGGGAGTGCTGCGGGAGAGTGGTTTGCTTGGGGATTGA
- a CDS encoding class I SAM-dependent methyltransferase — protein MHEVNPSRTALRVALRRAAHQVHDAHPRVFDDPLAVRILGDEHILEVHKTPDSEKRPYSAALRSFMVARARLAEDTLAAGVRDRGVKQYIVLGAGLDTFAYRNPYPGVQVFEVDHPATQAWKLEMLKGAGIAVPETAVHVPVNFEVDSLRAKLQGAGFLFGEPTVTAWLGVVPYLTREAFDATMRVLARCAAGSEVVFDYSQPREALPHVEQLMLDSLGARVALAGEPFQLFFTPAQLAEEMEWLAMRVVEDFDSAKLTERYFKGRQDGLGLRGQAAHICVAEVRE, from the coding sequence GTGCATGAAGTGAATCCATCGCGGACGGCGTTGCGGGTGGCGCTGCGGAGGGCGGCGCACCAGGTGCATGATGCGCATCCGCGGGTGTTTGACGATCCGCTCGCGGTGCGGATCCTGGGTGATGAGCACATTCTTGAGGTGCATAAGACCCCGGATAGTGAGAAGCGGCCGTACTCGGCGGCGCTGCGGTCGTTTATGGTGGCGCGGGCGCGGCTGGCGGAGGACACGCTGGCGGCCGGGGTCCGCGACCGTGGGGTGAAGCAGTACATTGTGCTGGGAGCGGGGCTGGATACGTTTGCGTATCGAAACCCTTACCCGGGGGTACAGGTGTTTGAGGTGGACCATCCGGCGACGCAGGCGTGGAAGCTGGAGATGCTGAAGGGTGCGGGGATTGCGGTGCCGGAGACGGCGGTGCATGTGCCGGTGAACTTTGAGGTCGACAGCTTGCGGGCGAAGCTGCAGGGCGCGGGGTTTCTGTTTGGGGAGCCGACGGTGACGGCGTGGCTGGGCGTAGTGCCGTATCTGACGCGGGAGGCGTTTGATGCGACGATGCGGGTGCTGGCGCGGTGCGCGGCGGGGAGCGAGGTGGTGTTCGACTACTCGCAGCCGAGGGAGGCGCTGCCGCATGTGGAGCAGTTGATGCTGGACTCGCTGGGTGCGCGAGTGGCGCTGGCGGGTGAGCCGTTTCAACTGTTCTTTACGCCGGCGCAACTGGCTGAAGAGATGGAGTGGCTGGCGATGCGGGTGGTGGAGGACTTCGATAGCGCGAAGCTGACCGAGAGGTACTTCAAAGGACGGCAGGATGGACTGGGGCTGCGGGGGCAGGCGGCGCATATCTGTGTGGCTGAGGTGCGCGAGTAG
- the accD gene encoding acetyl-CoA carboxylase, carboxyltransferase subunit beta, whose amino-acid sequence MTWFKRDDNEIIPPDDHEVRTEGLWIKCEGCRKTVWKADIEANLQVCPNCGHHFKFNARQRVELLLEPGYELVDMDLVSTDPLEFCDLKPYKEQLKAAQKKTGLNDAIINAVGRIDDVDVVLSVMEYGFIGGSMGAVVGETIARAVDRSLATRNPLIIVSASGGARMMEGIASLMQLAKVSAGLARMDDEKIPYISIMTDPTFGGVTASFSMLGDLNIAEPGALIGFAGPRVIEQTIRQKLPEGFQRSEFLLEHGFLDAVVPRKEMKAYLAETLRWMTGKVSQAS is encoded by the coding sequence ATGACCTGGTTCAAACGCGACGATAACGAGATCATTCCTCCAGACGACCATGAGGTGCGGACCGAGGGCTTGTGGATCAAGTGTGAGGGCTGCCGGAAGACGGTGTGGAAGGCCGATATCGAGGCGAACCTGCAGGTTTGCCCGAACTGCGGGCACCACTTCAAGTTCAATGCCCGGCAGCGGGTTGAGCTGCTGCTGGAGCCGGGATATGAGCTGGTGGATATGGACCTGGTGTCGACCGATCCGCTGGAGTTCTGTGACCTGAAGCCCTACAAAGAGCAACTAAAGGCGGCGCAGAAGAAGACCGGGCTGAATGACGCGATCATCAATGCGGTGGGACGGATTGATGATGTGGATGTGGTGCTGTCGGTGATGGAGTATGGGTTTATCGGCGGGAGCATGGGCGCGGTGGTGGGTGAGACGATTGCCCGGGCCGTGGACCGATCGCTGGCGACACGTAATCCGCTGATTATCGTTTCGGCGAGCGGCGGGGCTCGAATGATGGAGGGGATTGCGAGCCTGATGCAGTTGGCAAAGGTGTCGGCTGGGCTGGCGCGGATGGATGACGAGAAGATTCCGTACATCAGCATTATGACCGACCCGACGTTTGGGGGTGTGACGGCGAGCTTTTCGATGCTGGGCGACCTGAACATCGCTGAACCGGGCGCGCTGATTGGGTTTGCCGGGCCGAGAGTGATCGAGCAGACGATCCGGCAGAAGCTGCCGGAGGGCTTTCAGCGGAGCGAGTTCCTGCTGGAACATGGGTTCCTTGATGCGGTGGTGCCGCGCAAGGAGATGAAGGCGTATTTAGCCGAGACGCTGCGCTGGATGACGGGGAAGGTCAGCCAGGCATCTTAG